In the Zingiber officinale cultivar Zhangliang chromosome 5A, Zo_v1.1, whole genome shotgun sequence genome, TCTCTTTGTGATGCTTCCTTGTCATGATTTGATACGGAAAAAGGGGTTTGTGACTGTTATCTAACACACTTGAATAAAATAGGTATACCTGGAAGCTTTACTCTGAGAGGTTGATGACACTCACTGGAGTTTATGGTTTCTGGAAGTACGTCTCTAATCTGGAAAGGCGCGAGACTCGCCGTTACCTGGAGATGTTCTATGCCCTCAAATATCGCCAACTGGTAAATTCAAACCACAATTACACTTGTTCTACTACATCCATTTTGTAATCTCTACTTATATTTGCACTCTCTGTCGCCATTTTCAGGCTGATTCTGTTCCTCTAGCagtagaaggagaagcttctgtTAATGGTGCCAAGTAGATGGAGATTCAGCAGGAAGCTTGATTGGTGCAATGACCTGTTTCTTTTGCGAATGATATTTCAGAGGAAGAGGCGTTTGTCAGTGTTCTTATTTCAATTTATGAGAGCTGCTTATCGATTCAAAAATTTGGTGTGCTTGATATGTAGTGTTTGCTGTGTTCTGTAACCTTGACGTTCCATGTTATTCTGCAAtaagatcagaagcttccttttCCTTGAAATCTATATCATTCCATAAACAAGAACATGCAGCCAACTAAGCTCTTTAGTTAGACATGGATTGATCCTGAACTTGTGTCAGTGATCTTTTCTGAAACTGGTTTAATTATCATTGCATATTGACTAACAATTTTATTTTGTGAATGGTGGAGAGTGAATTGCAGCATTAGCCATTGACTATTCCATAATAAAAGTAAAGCCTTGTTCGGCCAGTTCTGACTAGACTGCTAAAAGCCAAGATGTGTATTCATGCAGATGTGACATGCCAATAATCCCTTTagtgaagagaaaaaaaaaaatcctccttGAGATATGAAATATTATCATATAagattttagaattaaaattagacACATCAAAAATTTGTATTAATGGTTAATAGTCATTCcttaattacttttttttttttttatgttgaccTAGTCAAATAGTTGAAGTGCTGATGGTGAACGAATCCTCTTTTATCCCATGTGGCCTGGTCTGGAGCTCACTCACATGCTTTCTTTATTCTGTACCAGAGTCCTCAGGATCTTTTCCATTTGTGGCAGCAAAACCAGTGTAGATTGTGCACGATTAAAATAGCTAAAGTGCAGATCAGTGTGCAGACGAAAGCATAATTGTTAGCCAGTAGTACCTGGAAAAAGCCAACTACAAAGGCAGACATTCAACATTTTAAATATTCTCTCTCATGGCCTCCAGAGGTCAGGTGGCCGACAAGGTAGCGTACAAGTCAAGAACAGATAAAGAAGCAAAGAGAGATTTGGAGTCAGATAAGGTTAAAATGGTTTCAAGATCCACCTCGCTTGACTTTGAGAAGAGATGAAACTATACTAATTATTGTGTAACACTATTAAAGATGATAGCATAAAAGATTACAAGCAACATCACAGCGAACAGACAAGAAATAAATAACAGTGACGCTGACAGAGTAGGAACTATTGCGACTATCTCGGCTAAGATTCATATTGATGCCGGATTCCCCACAAGGTGTGATGGGCTACATTGCGGGGTGGTTTTTTTTCTCTTGTCTGTACTCCTCTGAGGTAGCTTTACTATTTATCAGCACTAGCTTTAGGCACGCTTGCATTGCCAACATGTGAATTGAATGTAGTCAGAGTTTTACAAGGAAATGTGATGTAGATCTCTGAAGCAATTCCAATTGCATGTTCGTGTATTTTCAGACGATGTGGATGCCAATGCCAAGCCGGTGGAAGATCGATCCCAGTATCAGCAGATTTTACATTAAGCcaagtgttagtttaagtaaCTGTAAATAAAGTAGTTAATATTAATACTGAAATTTTTTTCTCATGTGTCAAATATAGTAGTTGTTTATTATGGACCGTGTTCTAAGGTGAATTCAAGAGTTAACTTATTTTGTTTAAATAAAGTTACATATTTTACTCATCGCCCTAAACCCCCAAGTTTAATTTACACcattaaattctatttttttcattaaaagtttaaaaagtATATTATGAAACTTGTAGCTACAGGTTACACAAATAAAagaataaacaaataaaagaataaaagtcCAATGCGTAGACTGTACTCGGTCACAGGGAACGATAGGAATAATCAATTCAACATATGGAACAGCATGTTTTTAAGAGAAATAATCTTGAAGAACAATCAGCATGCAAAACTAAAGGATCGCTAACTCTTGGTATATCGATTCAACAAAACACGAAGACTACAAAATTTGTTGTTTCAACAACTTCACAATGTATATATTAGTTCCTATGGCTTCAATATGCTTGAAGTAAAAACAGCTGTAATAACTTGCTCAAATGATAAGTTTTAGAGGTAGAGTTGAATCAGCTCATCACTAACCACGGATGGAGTAAGAACACCAAGGTCAGTGAACAGCAGCGTGAGGAACTGAGGTGGTGTGTAATCCCTTGCTGATGTTTCAACTTCAACATCAGGTGGAACAGGAACGCCAAAGTCTATCGGTCGAAGTGCAGTTTCAAGATCTTTTTGGTCCAATGGATACAAACGTGCAAACTGCAAAACGATTCTTATCTAAGAAATAGCAAAATTGCAATAGCAAATGATGCCAAAATCCTTACTTTGGTGCCAATCTCCAGTTTGATATCTAACGGAATGAGATCAAAGAAAGAGGTGATCCATATAAGAGTACCTTGTAACTTTCGGCAGCCACATAAACAGGCTTGTTCATGCTGTGAGCCACAAGTGCAGTTTGATATGTCCCCATCATGTTAATTATGCCTCCACTTTCAACCACCCCATCAGCTCCAACAAAAACCATGTCAACCTCATCCATTGTGTATGCCACTGCAGAATCAAGCAGAAGCTTTACTGGAATGTCCAGCGCTGCAAGTTCCTTCGACAACCTTAGTCCTGTCCTATCAGGTCTTCCCTCTAAAACAGAAAGAAAATGTCAACATTCTTTTGCTGAAGACCATGCTTCCAAAGAAAGAACAGTCGGAAagctttattcatgataaaaaccTGTGCAAAAGACTTTGAATAGTTTTTTATTTGATGCTGCAAGCTTAAGCACTTCCAATACTACTCTTGAAAAACCATGAACCAAAATTGTGCAACCATCAAATATAAATTCCTGAGCAAGCATTGCAATTGTGCGGCGAGCCTGGAAAAAATCCATGTCAGTAATTGTTTACATGGTGCAAGAGTAAGAACATGAACCACAGAACAGTTGTGTACTTTCATGGAGATCTCTCCAAACTTTTCTCCACGCTCAATCAACCGAAGCTTTGCAGCATAAAAGTTCTCATATTCTAGAGCAGAAGTTCGAGTTACATAGCGCATGAACAGATCACAACCAGCTGACAATGATATAGAAGTTGTGTCCCATGACTGAAAAAGAAATGTGAATGTTTAAATTAAGAACAAAGATAGGCCAATTTACCaaataaacaataataaaatcaatttttcaccaagCAGATCTAAGGATCTTAATTTTCTAGATGCTATGAGAAAAGGATAAGGTTACAAGATCATGTTCAAAGACAACATATAAATTTTGTAGCTAGCTGATTTGCTCAGTTAGAAATGGAACTGTAAGCCATAAACGGCTATCCAAAAATATTGTAAACAATATGATTCTACATGGAGCTTAATGCAGATATAATCCAACTATCCTAAACATCAGTGTTCTAAAAATCGACCAAAGCGGCAACCAACCGCACCAAAAACATGCTAGTCAGCCAGCTTAGGCGGCCTTCGCCTAGGCAAGATTAGACTATCCTAGGCACCGACTAAGAGTCGTCTAGGCACGGTGGAAATAGTGCAgggttttcataattttttttagtttgggcttttaaatttaaagcctaaataaaaaaaaaacagaaatgcAACATTTGTTTTTGTATTGGCCTTAAGTTTTATAAGCCTAAATAAGAAAATTGATTTGTTGGCTAGCCCTAGCGGTTAGCACCAAACTTCATCTTCATCGTACTAAGTAACCAGAGCTGGAGAAATTAGAGCAAATGAAGAAGCCCACATTGATGAAAAA is a window encoding:
- the LOC121981705 gene encoding translation initiation factor eIF-2B subunit alpha-like, producing the protein MWGRSASFLLEERQRFYPDSATATATATTDANPNPSSGGSGVSAYYQTRADHHAVVSSDWLAQAEAAVDRDAFLSSGRPPASSSSSSIPFSVIDEFNHWRKKPDLAEAVAAIMALSAVIRSSEATTMMELEIELNKASDTLKSWDTTSISLSAGCDLFMRYVTRTSALEYENFYAAKLRLIERGEKFGEISMKARRTIAMLAQEFIFDGCTILVHGFSRVVLEVLKLAASNKKLFKVFCTEGRPDRTGLRLSKELAALDIPVKLLLDSAVAYTMDEVDMVFVGADGVVESGGIINMMGTYQTALVAHSMNKPVYVAAESYKFARLYPLDQKDLETALRPIDFGVPVPPDVEVETSARDYTPPQFLTLLFTDLGVLTPSVVSDELIQLYL